In Spartobacteria bacterium, the DNA window ACGACCGCTGCGAGATGCCGGAATTCGTCCGGATCTGGTTGTGGCGGTCGATGGCAGCCATCTTATAGCCAAACAGTTTGAAACGGAATGCAGTGATTTATATTTTGCGTGTTCTTCACTGGTGTTCAATGACATCCCTAGAAAATTCAAGGGTGTTTTCAGTGGAGGGTTAGAGGCCAGTCCGCTGGATCGCTGGCTGGAAACACAACTGGAACCACGCGGAATGATGTACGCTGGCGGAACGGTGACATGCAGTGCCATGTATCTGGCCGCACAAATGGGATGCAAAAAAGTGCTGACCGCAGGGCTTGATTTGTGTTTCAAAGATGATGGGACAACACATGCCGCAGGAACGATGTACGACGGAAATCGCGAATCCATTGAACGCCTTATTGAAGTTCCCGGCAACGTTAGAAAAACAGTGCTGACGACACGACAATTTCAATGCTACATCGATCTCGTGGGGACCTATGCCGAATCCGAGGCAGGGGCCGATTTTTTCAACGTTAACAATGACGGGGCACTTATACGAGGTATGACCGTCATTCCGCCGGAAGAAATGGCTCTGTTTGCCGGAGAGCCCTTTTGCGCATACGATGCCGTCAGGCAGGTGCATGAATCCTTTGTCCAGCCATGTGAAGCCTCTTTTAAAGAGCAGTTGCACGAGTTGCAGAGGGCGTTGCCGAAGCTGGTTGCGGATAGTTCGGCTGCCGCTGACTGCTGTAGCCGTATTGTCGAATTGCTTCAGGCTGAATCAACCGATGTCGCCGCCATTCGGGCGGCCATGCAGGAGCTGGATCAATTAGACCTGGATGTCGACCGAGCTGGTGACATCAATATCCTGCTGCAAATGAGTCTATGGCCTGCCATGTATGAATTCAATGCACGCAATGCCGCAGTGAAAAACGAAGAAGAGCTAAAAGACCGTGTTCATGTTTTTGAACGGTTTCGCAATCTATACGAACAGACGGGCGGAGCCGCTAAATGGACGGAAGACGCCCTGGAGCGGATGTTCCGATATTGGGAAAAGCATACAAATGGGAAACAAATGAATTGCTGCAGTTGTGAAAAACATGTCGCGGCGGTTGGATAGGAAAAACAGGAGCGTGTTATGCCACCGGTAGTTTATCAATATAAACCGCAAACACCTATTAACTCATATCAGCAGAATGATGTCCTCACGGCCAGTCCTGCCCAGTTGATCGGTATGCTCTATGATGAAGCACTGCGCAGTCTGGATAGAGCCAGCGAAGGGTTTGAAATTAATGATCCGTCCAGTTATGAAATTGTGGGAAATAACCTGATTCATACACAGGAAGTACTCACCGAGCTGGTTATTTCATTGGATTTTGAGCGAGGCGGAGAAATCGCATTAAACCTCAAACGAATCTATGAATTTTGCAACGGACATCTCAGTACCGCCAATATAGAGCATCGTATTGAGCCCATTCGCGATGTGCGCTCTATTCTCGTTGAGTTAAGAGAAGCTTGGCGAGAGGTTATTAAAAAGGAGATGGAAACAGCTGTTGATACCTCGGCAGCCGCATCACCAAGCTTCGCTTCACCCATTCAACGCGGCAGAATATCCATCACCGGATAAGGATGGCTCGTCATGCTCTTAGGTGCAGATCCCATACAGGCTATGAAAAAAGTTGAAGTACTAACGCAGCAGCTGCAGGTGTATTTTGAATCAGGGCAGCTGGACGAGTTCAATAGAATGCTCGATCAGCGACGCCATCTGCTGCGATCCCTTTGTAATGAAAAGAAAGCTCCTGAAGGGCTTCAGGAAATGCTTCATCGTCTTCATGACCTCGAAGAAGAATGGATGGGTGAGGCGAATGCCAAAATGAATGAATGTCATTTCGAGCTGGAAGAAACAACCAGGAAAAAGTCCCGGCTCAAGGGGCTGGCTAAAGCCTATGTTCCGATCGGATCAGCCGGTCGCGTCTTATACCGTCGGGGATAATATGCACTTCGCATTTTTTTTGGCGAATCCCCTGTCTGTCATCCGCTTTTCCGCAAGAAGCGGAAGAAATTTCTTTGCTTGTCAGTAGAGATTCTCTATTAATGACGGGGTTAACTATTTAAAACTATCAAACTGGCCAATTATGGAGAGACTATGAGCGATCACAGCGGTGCTTTGATTTTGGTTGTCGACGATTCATCCACCATGCGTCGTATCATGAAGATGACCTTGAAGAAATGCGGCTTCGAAAATACAGAAG includes these proteins:
- a CDS encoding DUF115 domain-containing protein; amino-acid sequence: MNNMNTGLQLRLNALEKIQPVAAKFIRKVTGFGVVADPRWQQRAPAEEIARWARDERSVNRAECVVILGALTPVEFSLLVQQAGERIRFIVLEVDAAKALAFFQSNLIESILNAKQLGIVFGKDKEQTRRQFYELYNPLWSPVLTIVDTGRNTPDASAYYMRILSGIRDELRLDIFNIGTLVCKGPLWQFNTIKNIPYIVDHPGINALKHLFEGRPAIVAGAGPSLNEALPYMKDYADSFVIISTGTALRPLRDAGIRPDLVVAVDGSHLIAKQFETECSDLYFACSSLVFNDIPRKFKGVFSGGLEASPLDRWLETQLEPRGMMYAGGTVTCSAMYLAAQMGCKKVLTAGLDLCFKDDGTTHAAGTMYDGNRESIERLIEVPGNVRKTVLTTRQFQCYIDLVGTYAESEAGADFFNVNNDGALIRGMTVIPPEEMALFAGEPFCAYDAVRQVHESFVQPCEASFKEQLHELQRALPKLVADSSAAADCCSRIVELLQAESTDVAAIRAAMQELDQLDLDVDRAGDINILLQMSLWPAMYEFNARNAAVKNEEELKDRVHVFERFRNLYEQTGGAAKWTEDALERMFRYWEKHTNGKQMNCCSCEKHVAAVG
- the fliS gene encoding flagellar export chaperone FliS — protein: MPPVVYQYKPQTPINSYQQNDVLTASPAQLIGMLYDEALRSLDRASEGFEINDPSSYEIVGNNLIHTQEVLTELVISLDFERGGEIALNLKRIYEFCNGHLSTANIEHRIEPIRDVRSILVELREAWREVIKKEMETAVDTSAAASPSFASPIQRGRISITG